The genomic interval ATAATTATATAAAACTAATAAATAATTAGCAAGAATTAAACCTGATGAATATAAAAAATAATAAATATTTAGATTTAATAAACAAAGGAGTAAAAAGTATAATTGATGCATTATATGAATTAAGTGAATTAGAAGTAAGAGCTAAAGAAAAAAGAGAAATGAACGCATGTGTAAAAGTAGCGAATTTTCCGTTTCTAAAAGGAATAGAAGATTTTGATTTTGAACCAGGAATAAACAAACAAGAAATATTAGATTTAAAAAGCTTAAGATTCGTAGAAAATAATGAAAATATATTATTTGTAGGAACCCCAGGAGTTGGCAAGACACATATCCATAGGAATAGAATGTGCAAAATATAGATATTCAACATATTTTATACACATTCAAGATTTAATGTCACACTAAAAAAAGCTCACAAAGAAAACAGATTAGAAACTAGACTAAAACACTTTGCAAAATACAAAGTATTAATAATCGATGAAATTGGATATTTACCAATTGATACAGATGCATCAAATATATTCTTTCAATTAATATCTAAAAGATATGAAAGACACAGTACAATAATAACAACAAATATGCCTTTTTCAGAGTGGAGTGAAATATTTGGAACTCCCATATTAGCTCAAGCAATATTAGATAGATTATTACATCATTCTCATATTATATCAATCAAAGGTGAATCATACAGGTTGAAAGAAAAAATGGAGTTTTTTGCTAATTCTTCATCAAGTTTCGTTTCTAATTCTTAATTTCTTTTTTTGTACATTTTTATTTTCCCTTTTTTTAACATTTTTGTGTTGACTTTTACAATACAAGATGGTATATATTGGAATTTTGAAAATTTATCTGAATTAACAGAAGGAAAAACATATTTAATAAGAGAAGACTTTTTAGCAAGAGGATATACCGAAGAAGAAGCTAATGTCGAATTAATAGATTATCATGGGTTTATAGATATATTAGAAAAAGAACCAAAGTTTATTGGTTAGGGGAGATTTCTCCCCTCTTTTTAATTATTTAACTTCTTTGTAAAATAAATTTTCTTTCTTGAAGTTAAAATATTTGAGATAAAAAACACAAAGGGGTGGATTGAATGTATGATGT from Marinitoga sp. 38H-ov carries:
- a CDS encoding DsrH/TusB family sulfur metabolism protein, whose product is MLTFTIQDGIYWNFENLSELTEGKTYLIREDFLARGYTEEEANVELIDYHGFIDILEKEPKFIG